The Caldisericota bacterium genomic interval AAAAAGCAGAATTACAAGAAGAAGAGGAAGAAGAGTTAATTAAAGAAGAAAAAATATTATCTAATGCGCAGGAACTTGCAAATCTTATTGACGAGTCGAGAGCTTCTATATCGGGTGAAGAAAATCGTAGTATTTTAGATCTTGCTGAATTGGTTTCTGCAAATCTTAAACGTGCTTCTGTTATTGATCCTGACCTTTCTTCTCTCAATGAACAGATAGAAAGTATAAGTGTTCAACTTAAGGAGCTCGATAGAGACCTTGCGCGATATGACGGGGCTATTGTTTTTGATGCAGATCGTCTTTCTTTTATTGAAGAGAGACTTTCTTTGTTATCTGCATTAAAATTGAAGTATAAGAAAACAGTTCCTGAATTAATTAATTACCTGAGTGAACTAGAAGAGCGGTTACAATCTTTTACTTCACTCGAAGAGAAAATTGAGGAGTTGAGTAAACAAAAAGAAGAATTTCTTTCCAAAATAAAAATAGATGTTTCAGAGCTTTCTTTAAGGCGAAGGAAGACTGCAAGCAGATTTCAAAAAGAAGTACTAAACGAATTAAAGGACCTTGCCATGGAAAATGCTGATTTCAAAGTGTCATTTAAGAATGTTGCAGATGAAAACGGGATAGAAATAGACGGCAAAATGGTAAAACTTTTTCCTGATGGTATTGATCTTGTTGAGTTTCTCATTGCTCCAAATCCGGGCGAAGGGTTTAAACCTCTTGCTTCCATTGCTTCTGGTGGAGAGCTTTCCAGGGTGACACTTGCAATAAAGAAGGTGCTTGCTGAAGTAGATGAAATTCCTGTGCTTATATTTGATGAAGTAGATGCAGGGATAGGAGGAAAGACAGGCGAAAAAATAGCGGAGAAATTACGTGAGATAGCTAAATATAGACAGGTAATCTGTATAACGCATCTTCCACAAATTGCGTCTCTTCCCGGAGAACATTTTGTGGTGGAAAAAACGGTTGAAGATGGTGAAACATTTCTTAAGGCAAGAAAGCTTGCGGAATGCGAAAGAGTTAACGAGATTGCCCGGATGATTTCGGGTACAAATGTTACTACAACTACAATAAGTCAGGCTAAAGAGCTGATAGGCAGGTGGCAATGAAAATTTTGGTAATCAATCCCGGTTCTACATCAACTAAAACTGCTGTTTTTAGTGGTAGAGAACCTATTTTTATAGAATCTATTCATCATCCACCAGACATTCTTTCGCAGTTTAGTTCACTTAAAGAACAAAAGGATTTTCGTAAAGAAAAGATTGTGGAGGTTTTAAAAAAGCATAATATTTTTTTGGATCAATTGGATGCTGTTATTGGAAGGGGTGGTATTTTAAAGCCAATTGAGGCAGGTACTTATCGTGTAAATAATAGATTAATAAACGATTTAATCCAGTCGAAGGTGAAACATGCTTCTAATCTTGGTGGCATTATTGCAAGCGAGATAGCGGCAGGTCTCGGTATCCCCGCGTATATAGCGGATCCTGTTTCTGTTGATGAATTTGAAGAGATTGCAAGAATATCTGGATTAAAGGAGATAAATAGGATTTCATTATTACATACATTAAATATTAGAGCTAATGCATTTCGATATGCAGAAGAAAACAGTAAGCGATTCGAAGATTTGAATATTATAGTTGCGCACCTGGGAGGAGGAATATCCATTGCACCTATAGAAAATGGAAAAATTGTTGATGTAAATAATGCAAACGAAGGAGGGCCATTTTCGCCTGAACGGGTAGGAAGTTTGCCACCAATTGATGTTATAAAGATGTCATATTTTGGTAAATATGAGAAAAATGAACTTGTTCGCCTCTTCACAAAAAAAGGTGGACTTGTTTCTTACCTTGGTGTAAATAATATGCCTGAAGTAATGAAAAAAATCAGAACAGGTGATAAGTACGCAAAGCTTATAGTCGATGCAATGTGTTATCAAATTGCTAAAGAAATTGGCGCTATGGCAACTGTTTTGAGGGGGAATGTTGAGGCAATAATCTTTACTGGCGGGCTTTCACACAACAAAGGGCTAATTGCTGAGGTGAGCAAGAGAGTAAACTGGATTGCTCCAATTGTTGTTTACCCTGGAGAGGAAGAGATGAGTGCTCTTGCAATGGCTGCATTTAGAGTTTTAAAAGGCGAAGAGAAAGAACGAGAGTATATCTAAGGAGGTATTGATGATAAATAGTTTTGAGGAATTATTTTCGCATCTTAAAGGAAAAGGTAGAGAAAACATTGTTGTAGCAGGAGGAGAGGATATTGAAGCAGTAAAGGCGATAAAAGAAAGCTATGACTATGGTTTTGGCAAAGGCATACTTGTGGGGGATAGCGAGAAGATAGAGGATGTGTTATCTCAGTTTTCTGATAGAGATTTTGTCGAAGATATTATTCATGCAGTTACCGATGAAGAAAAAAGTTCTTTTGCCGTGCAGAGAGTGAAGAAGGGAGGCGTTCTTCTAAAAGGACAGGTAAAGACTTCCAAACTTCTAAAAGAAGTTTTAGACAAGGAAAACGGATTAAGAACCGGCAGCATTATAAGCGATGTGTTTGTATTCGAGGATCAGCGGGAAGAAGGGCAGAAGCTTGTACTTATGAGTGATGGTGGCGTAAACATTGAGCCAGATATTAGTACGCTTATTTCTATTGTTAAAAATGCTGTTATGGTTGCTCATGAATTAGGGAAAGAGAATCCGCTTGTAGCTATGCTTGCTGCGGTGGAAGTAGTAAACCCCGATATGAAGGAAACAATTGCTGCAGCTCTTATTTCTCAAATGAATAAACGGGGGCAGATAAAAGGTTGCACGATAGATGGGCCATTGGCTCTTGATAATGCAATTTCACAATATGCTGCAAAGAAAAAGGGAATTAAATCTGCTGTAGCAGGTATAGCAGACATTTTAATAGTGCCAAATATCGCTGCAGGAAATATTTTTGGAAAATCTCTTACATATTATGCAAATTTTAAAAATGGTCATATAATAGTGGGAACAAAAGTACCTGTGATGATACCCTCACGAGCTGATACAAGTGATGTTAAATTTAATTCAATAGCACTTGCAATTGCGAGCAAAAACGAATAATAGGAGGCTAATAATGGAACAAATTAAACGATTAGATGAGATTGTAGAAGCTGTAAAAAGTAGAAAAAAAAGAGTTTTATCAGTTGCTTATGGACAGGATGTTCATACCCTTCAAGCTGTTGAAAAGGGAGTAAGGGAAGGACTGTTTAATGCAATAAATTTTGCAAGTAAAAAAGAGGTTAAAAGAGTTGCTAGCGAAAACGGTATTGATATTTCTCTTTTTGAGGTTGTTGATGTACCGGACGAGAAGGAAGCAATCAGGCAGGCTGTTAGAGCCATAAAAGAAAAAAGAGCAGATGTGCTTATGAAAGGATTTTGTCAAACTGCAAACTATATGAGAGGTATTTTAGATAAAGAGGAAGGACTTCTCCCTCCGGGGAATATTCTTTCTCATACCACTGTTATAGAAATTTCTACTTATCCTAAATTACTTGTTGTTTCAGATGTTGCTGTAATACCATTTCCCGATCTTAAAATGAAGGTACAAATGATTAACTACAATGTAAACATTGTTCGCAAATTTGGAATAGCCGTACCAAAAGTTGCTGTAATTGCAGCAGTGGAGACTGTAAATTTGAAGATGCAGGCAACTATAGATGGTGCATTGCTTTCTAAAATGAACGAAAGAGGGCAAATTAGCGGCTGTGTGGTTGATGGACCGCTTGCACTGGATCTTGCTGTTTCTAAAGAAGCGGCATTAATTAAAAAAGTGAAATCTGAAGTTGCAGGAGATGTTGATATTTTGATTTTCCCTAATATTGAGACCGGGAATGCATTTTATAAAGCTACTACAAAATTAGGAAATGCTAAGATTGCCGCTGTTGTGGCTGGTGCAACTGCACCAGCTGTTCTTACTTCCCGCGGTGATAGCGAAGAAGCTAAATTTTATTCTTTAGCATTAGCTGCGTTTATTTCAGAAAAATAAATATTTGACAAAATATGATATAATAAAAAATAGTTTAAATGTTGAAAAAAGGATATAAGGGGTGTAAAAATGGGTGAAAATGGTAAAAAAGGGTTTTATGATGAAGTAAATCCTGAAGATGTAGAGTCAATTCTTACAAAATCAGGCGAAGAGAAATTACCGCGTAGGAAAATTGAAGAAGCTGTTTCTAAAGAAACAGAACCAAGTTCTGCCGAAACAAAGAAAGAAGAATTACAGCACGAGGCAGTTGAAGAAGCTGTTTCTAAAGAAACAGAACCAAGTTCTGCCGAAACAGGCGAAGAAGAATTACAGCACGAGGCAGTTGAAGAAGCTGTTTCTAAAGAAACAGAACCAAGTTCTGCCGAAACAAATGAAAAGGAATTAAAACATGAATCAACTGAAGAAATTATTCCGCCCGAAGTAGAAAAAAGGGAGGAAAAAATAGATTCTATGAATACAATCTCTAAAGATTATGTCCCTACAGTTTTTAAGAGAGGAGATACTATTTCTGCCACTGTTGTTAAGATTGAGCCAACTGGTGTGATGGTAAACGCAGGCGGTAAAGTTGATTATTTCATTCCGATGAAAGGACTTTCTGCTGAGCCGATTACTTCACCCGAAGAAGTTGTAAAGGTAGGCGATAAAATTAATGTTTATGTAATAAAGACGCGTGATGCTAAGGGTGGCGTTATTCTTTCGAAGAAAAGGGCAGATTATGTAGGTGAATGGGATGAATTAAGCAATGCTTTTACCGAAAATAAAAGTATCAAAATAAAAGTAGTTAAAGCGATTAAGGGAGGACTGTTAGTAGATGTATCTGGTATTGTAGGATTTCTTCCTCAGTCACATGTAGGATTGAAGAGAGGTGAAAATCTTGAAACATTTGTTGGCAAAGAGATGGAAGCTAAAATACTTGAAATAAACCCCACTATTAGGCGTATAATTGTGTCATGTAAAGAAGTGCTCAGAAAAGAGAGAGAAAAAGAGAAAAAAGAGGCACTCGTAAACCTTAAAAAAGGAGAAGTTATAAGCGGTATAGTGAGAACCATAAAAGATTTTGGCATTTTCGTTGATATAGGACATGGAATTGATGGGTTTGTTCGATTAAATGAATTAACCTGGGGCAGAAGAAAACCACCCAAGGAAGTCGTTAGGTTAGGTAAAGAGGTTAAAGTGAAAATTTTGAGCATAAACCTTGATACAGGCAAAGTAGCTTTAAGTTTAAGGCAAACAAAACCTTATCCATGGGATGTTGTCGAAGAAAAATTTCCCGAAGGCAGTATTGCTGAAGGCACTGTAATACGCATTCATCCATTCGGTGCAGTTGTAGAGCTTGCGGAAGGTATTACAGGACTTATTCATATTTCTCAATTAGATAAAACGCGCGTTAATAAGGTTGAAGATATTGTGAAGCTGGGGGAGCAGATAAAAATAAAAGTGCTTAGCATTGATAAGGAAAAGAGAAAAATGCGATTGAGCAGAAAAGCAGCACTCGAGGATGATGATGGAGAGAAAGAAAATACAATTTAGTGAAACAAAGTTGGATAATAGTAGAATTAAGCAATTTCTTCCTCATAGGGATCCTTTTCTTTTTGTTGACGAAATTACTGAAGTTGTGCCCGGGAAAAGTGTCATAGGAAAAAGAAAACTACGCGAAGACGAATTTTTTTTTAAGGGGCATTTCCCAGGTCTTCCTATTTTGCCGGGTGTGCTGATGGTAGAGGCAATTGCACAAACATCGGCTTTTATGATATTTACACTGCCCGGCAATGAAAAGTTATTCGGGGTATTTGCGGGGATAGAAAATTTTAAATTTAAGGGAACAGTGCATCCTGGAGACACTGTGATAATGAAAGCAAAGCTTCTTGCTTTTCGACATGGTATCGCAAAATGTGAAGGGAAGGCTTTTGTAAACGGAAAACTTATTGCTGAAGGTATTATATCGGCATTTTTTCATGAAAGTAAAGAGACATTAAAAAGGAGGAGAAAAGAATAATATGAGCAAAGTAGGAATACTTGGTGTGGGAAGTTATCTTCCAGTGAAAAAAGTTACAAATTTTGATTTAGAGAAAATTTTAGATACATCTGATGAATGGATAAGGTTAAGAACTGGTATCAAAGAAAGGAGATTCGTTTCTCCGGATCAGGCAGCTAGTGATCTTGCTGCTAAAGCAGCAGAACGAGCAATAAAAGATGCTGGCATATCTAAGGAAGAGATAGATTTAATTATTGTAGGGACGAATTCTCCTGATACGCTTTATCCTGCAACGGCTTGTCTTGTACAGGACAAGATAGGGGCCAAAAATGCTGCTGCTTTTGATCTTCAAGCTGGTTGTACAGGATGGGTTTATGCGTCTATTGTTGGAGCACAATTTATTGAGACCGGGATGTATAAACATGTGCTGGCTATTGGCGTAGAAGCAATTACAAGATTAATGGATGAAAAAGATAGGGATACTTATGTTTTGTTTGGTGATGGCGCTGGCGCTACTGTTTTAGGTAATGTAGATAAAGGTGGACTGCTTTCTTCAGTGCTTTATGCTGATGGAAGCCTTGCAGAGCATATTATCCTTCCTGCGGGAGGTTCTCG includes:
- the recN gene encoding DNA repair protein RecN; protein product: MLAGILLTNFAIAKKVELSFDSNLVIISGETGAGKTILMRALTAACGGYATSNLIRAGSNKAQVEVSFMLDGASRGVDVLKRLSLFEGEPIVILSRVIDKNRTKGVINGHPMPIKSLMELGSSLIDMHGQHEVQSLLNSSTHILSLDRFGGETLISLKEKVISEIAAYRRILKDLNDLIEQDKKYQEERDFINFEVEELEKAELQEEEEEELIKEEKILSNAQELANLIDESRASISGEENRSILDLAELVSANLKRASVIDPDLSSLNEQIESISVQLKELDRDLARYDGAIVFDADRLSFIEERLSLLSALKLKYKKTVPELINYLSELEERLQSFTSLEEKIEELSKQKEEFLSKIKIDVSELSLRRRKTASRFQKEVLNELKDLAMENADFKVSFKNVADENGIEIDGKMVKLFPDGIDLVEFLIAPNPGEGFKPLASIASGGELSRVTLAIKKVLAEVDEIPVLIFDEVDAGIGGKTGEKIAEKLREIAKYRQVICITHLPQIASLPGEHFVVEKTVEDGETFLKARKLAECERVNEIARMISGTNVTTTTISQAKELIGRWQ
- the buk gene encoding butyrate kinase, encoding MKILVINPGSTSTKTAVFSGREPIFIESIHHPPDILSQFSSLKEQKDFRKEKIVEVLKKHNIFLDQLDAVIGRGGILKPIEAGTYRVNNRLINDLIQSKVKHASNLGGIIASEIAAGLGIPAYIADPVSVDEFEEIARISGLKEINRISLLHTLNIRANAFRYAEENSKRFEDLNIIVAHLGGGISIAPIENGKIVDVNNANEGGPFSPERVGSLPPIDVIKMSYFGKYEKNELVRLFTKKGGLVSYLGVNNMPEVMKKIRTGDKYAKLIVDAMCYQIAKEIGAMATVLRGNVEAIIFTGGLSHNKGLIAEVSKRVNWIAPIVVYPGEEEMSALAMAAFRVLKGEEKEREYI
- a CDS encoding phosphate acyltransferase, giving the protein MINSFEELFSHLKGKGRENIVVAGGEDIEAVKAIKESYDYGFGKGILVGDSEKIEDVLSQFSDRDFVEDIIHAVTDEEKSSFAVQRVKKGGVLLKGQVKTSKLLKEVLDKENGLRTGSIISDVFVFEDQREEGQKLVLMSDGGVNIEPDISTLISIVKNAVMVAHELGKENPLVAMLAAVEVVNPDMKETIAAALISQMNKRGQIKGCTIDGPLALDNAISQYAAKKKGIKSAVAGIADILIVPNIAAGNIFGKSLTYYANFKNGHIIVGTKVPVMIPSRADTSDVKFNSIALAIASKNE
- a CDS encoding phosphate acyltransferase, with translation MEQIKRLDEIVEAVKSRKKRVLSVAYGQDVHTLQAVEKGVREGLFNAINFASKKEVKRVASENGIDISLFEVVDVPDEKEAIRQAVRAIKEKRADVLMKGFCQTANYMRGILDKEEGLLPPGNILSHTTVIEISTYPKLLVVSDVAVIPFPDLKMKVQMINYNVNIVRKFGIAVPKVAVIAAVETVNLKMQATIDGALLSKMNERGQISGCVVDGPLALDLAVSKEAALIKKVKSEVAGDVDILIFPNIETGNAFYKATTKLGNAKIAAVVAGATAPAVLTSRGDSEEAKFYSLALAAFISEK
- a CDS encoding S1 RNA-binding domain-containing protein, which encodes MGENGKKGFYDEVNPEDVESILTKSGEEKLPRRKIEEAVSKETEPSSAETKKEELQHEAVEEAVSKETEPSSAETGEEELQHEAVEEAVSKETEPSSAETNEKELKHESTEEIIPPEVEKREEKIDSMNTISKDYVPTVFKRGDTISATVVKIEPTGVMVNAGGKVDYFIPMKGLSAEPITSPEEVVKVGDKINVYVIKTRDAKGGVILSKKRADYVGEWDELSNAFTENKSIKIKVVKAIKGGLLVDVSGIVGFLPQSHVGLKRGENLETFVGKEMEAKILEINPTIRRIIVSCKEVLRKEREKEKKEALVNLKKGEVISGIVRTIKDFGIFVDIGHGIDGFVRLNELTWGRRKPPKEVVRLGKEVKVKILSINLDTGKVALSLRQTKPYPWDVVEEKFPEGSIAEGTVIRIHPFGAVVELAEGITGLIHISQLDKTRVNKVEDIVKLGEQIKIKVLSIDKEKRKMRLSRKAALEDDDGEKENTI
- the fabZ gene encoding 3-hydroxyacyl-ACP dehydratase FabZ, giving the protein MERKKIQFSETKLDNSRIKQFLPHRDPFLFVDEITEVVPGKSVIGKRKLREDEFFFKGHFPGLPILPGVLMVEAIAQTSAFMIFTLPGNEKLFGVFAGIENFKFKGTVHPGDTVIMKAKLLAFRHGIAKCEGKAFVNGKLIAEGIISAFFHESKETLKRRRKE
- a CDS encoding beta-ketoacyl-ACP synthase III, with amino-acid sequence MSKVGILGVGSYLPVKKVTNFDLEKILDTSDEWIRLRTGIKERRFVSPDQAASDLAAKAAERAIKDAGISKEEIDLIIVGTNSPDTLYPATACLVQDKIGAKNAAAFDLQAGCTGWVYASIVGAQFIETGMYKHVLAIGVEAITRLMDEKDRDTYVLFGDGAGATVLGNVDKGGLLSSVLYADGSLAEHIILPAGGSRLPLSQEVLDKRLQYTRMNGREVFKFAVREIGKVSLDAIKEAGLTVDDIRWFIPHQANLRIIEAGIKRIGIPEERVVVTLDKYGNSSAATVPIALDEIYREGKIKAGDKLLMVSFGAGMTSGGFVLEWSK